Sequence from the Burkholderia cepacia genome:
TGCCCGCACGGAAGAACCCGTAGCTGCTCGTCGCGCTGCCGAGCAGGCCCGACAGCGTGAAGCGTGGAAACAGGTCGGCCGTCGCGACGCCGACGCGTGCGGTCGCCGCGTGCAGCCACGCCTCGGCGGCCGCGACGTCGGGCCGGCGCCGCAGCAGGTCGCCCGGCGTGCCGGGATCGATGTCCGCGACGAGCGCGGGCAACGGCGCGGGCGCATCGAGCTCGCCGATCAGCGCATCCGGCGTCTGCCCGGTCAGCACCGCGAGCCGGTGCTCGTCGACGCCGATCGCCGCTTCGTACACGGCGATCCGCGACGTCGTCGATTCGTACTGCGCGCGCGCCCGCGCCGCATCGAGTTCGGAGCCGCGCCCCGCGCCGACGCGCGCATTGATCAGCGCGAGCGTCTGCTTCTGGTTGTCGGCGTTCTCGCGTGCGATCCGCAGCCGCTCCTGCGAGCCGCGCAGGTCGACGTACGTGCTCGCCACCTCGCCGGCGATCGCGACGCGCACCGCGCGCACGTCCGCCGCGCTGGCAGCCGTTTCCGCGCGCTGCGATTCGACCGCGCGCCGCACGCGGCCGAACAGGTCGAGCTCCCATGCCGCATTGATCCCGACGCTGGACGTCGGCGTATCGCGCTGGCTGCGCGGCGCCCCGAACGCCTGATCCTTGCTCATCAGCTGATGGCCGATCTGCCCGCTCGCGGTGATCGTCGGAATCTGGTCGAAGCGGGTCTCGCGCAGCAGCGCATTCGATGCGTCGTAGCGCGACACGGCGACCTGGAGATCCTGGTTCGCCGCGAGCGCCGTGTCGATCAGCCGGGTCAGCGCGGGATCGCCGAAACCGCGCCAGAACGCGGCGTCCGCGTCCGCAGACGTGCCGGCCGGCGCCGCGTCATGTTGCATCGCCTGCGATTCGTCGCGCGCGAACCGCGCGGAAACCGCCGACGCGGGCCGCTCGTAGTCGGGGCCGACCGCGCATGCGGCGAGCGTCACCGACATCGCGAGCGCGGAAAGACGGAAAGCGGCGCTCATCGGTTTTCTCCTTCGAGGGTGCCGTGGTGTTCGCTCCACACGGCCGGCGTGCCGCCCGCGAGCTTGCGGATCGCCACATAAAACACGGGCGTCAGGAACAGCCCGAACAGCGTGACACCGAGCATCCCCGCGAACACGGTGATGCCGGTCGCGGCCCGCACTTCGCTGCCCGCACCGCCGCCGATCAGGAGCGGCACCGAACCCGCGATGAATGCGACCGACGTCATCACGATCGGACGCAGCCGCAGCTTGCACGCCTCCAGCGCGGATTCGATCACGCCCTTGCCCTGGATTTCCAGCTCGCGCGCGAACTCGACGATCAGGATCGCGTTCTTGCACGCCAGCCCCATCAGCACGACGAGCCCGACCTGCACGAACACGTTGTTGTCGCCCCCCGACAGCCACACACCGAACAGCGCCGCACAGATGCACACAGGCACGATCAGGATCACCGCGAGCGGCAGCGTCCAGCTCTCGTACAGCGACGCGAGCACGAGGAACACGAGCATCACCGCGAGCGGGAACACGACGATCGCCGCGTTGCTCTGGGTGACCTGCTGGTAGCTGAGGTCGGTCCACTCGAGCACGATCCCCGGCGGCAGCACGTCCTTCGCGATCTGCTGCAGCTTCCCGATCGCCTGCGACGACGACATCACCTTCGGATCGGCGTCGCCGATCAGGTTGGCGGCCGGATAGCCGTTGTAGCGGACGACCGGGTCGGGCCCGTACGCGGGCGCCACCGTCACCATCGAGCCGATCGGCACCATCTCGCCCTTCGCGTTGCGCGTGCGCAGGTTCGCGATGTCGGCGGCCGTCTGCCGGTGGCCGGCATCCGCCTGCGCCATCACGCGGTACACGCGGCCGAACAGGTTGAAGTCGTTCACGTACATCGAGCCGAGATAGACCTGCAGCGTGCTGAACAGGTCGGTCAGCGCGACGCCCTGCGCCTTCGCCTTCATCCGGTCGACCTTCACCTCGAGCTGCGGGATGTTCGCCTGGTACGAGCTGACCGGGTAGCTCATCCCCGGCGTCTTCGCGACCGCGGCCTGGAACGCGGCGAGCGCGTTCTGCAATGCGCCGTAGCCGAGCCCGCCGCGATCCTCGAGGTACAGCGAGTAGCCGGAGCCGTTGCCGAGGCCCTGGATCGGCGGCGGCATCAGCGCATAGGTGATGCCGCCGCCGATGGTCGCGAAGCGCGCGTTCAGGTCCGCGTTGATCTGCGCGGCGCTGCGGTGGCGCTGGTCGAACGGCTTCAGGATCACGTACGAGTTCGTGACGTTCGGCGTGTTCACGCCCTGCAGCGCATTCAGCCCGGCAAATGCCGGCACCATCTCGACACCGTCGGTGCCGAGCGCGATCTTCGTCATCTGCTTGGTCACCTCGCTGGTGCGCGCCAGCGACGCGCCTTCCGGCAGCTTCGCGCCCGCGAACAGGTACAGCTTGTCCTGCACCGGGATGAAGCCGCCCGGCACCGCGTCGAGCAGCAGCGCGGTCGCCCCGAGCAGCGCCGCATAGACCGCGAACACCACCCCGCGCCGCTTCAGCGTGCGCGAGACGACGCCGTGATAACGATCGGAACTGCGGTCGAAGAAGCGGTTGAACGGACGGAACAGCCAGCCGAACGCGCGGTCGAGCCCGCGCGTGAGCGCATCCTTCGGCGCACCGTGCGGACGCAGCAGCTT
This genomic interval carries:
- a CDS encoding efflux RND transporter permease subunit, giving the protein MDFSRFFIDRPIFAVVLSIVIFAIGLISIPMLPAGEYPEVVPPSVVVRATYPGANPKEIAESVAEPLEEAINGVEGIMYMKSVAGSDGSLQVVVTFLQGVDPDTAAVRVQNRVSQALSRLPDEVRQYGVTTQKQSPTPLMYVSLYSPDNSRDSLYLRNYLTLHVKDELSRLTGIGDVGVYGSGDYAMRLWLDPNRLASRGLTASDVIAAVREQNVQVSAGQLGAEPTPKKNDFLLSINVRGRLRTAQEFGDIVLRNGDDGQVVKLSDVARVELGAGDYTLRSYFNDRQSAVVGIFLSPGANALEVAKAVYAKFDELSKRFPPGVAYRPVWDPTVFVRESIRAVQHTLIEAVVLVVLVVILFLQTWRASIIPLVAVPVSVVGTFAWLYLLGYSINTLTLFGLVLAIGIVVDDAIVVVENVERNIAQGLSPRDAAHQAMREVSGPIVAIALVLCAVFVPMAFMSGVTGQFYRQFAVTIAISTVISAINSLTLSPALAAKLLRPHGAPKDALTRGLDRAFGWLFRPFNRFFDRSSDRYHGVVSRTLKRRGVVFAVYAALLGATALLLDAVPGGFIPVQDKLYLFAGAKLPEGASLARTSEVTKQMTKIALGTDGVEMVPAFAGLNALQGVNTPNVTNSYVILKPFDQRHRSAAQINADLNARFATIGGGITYALMPPPIQGLGNGSGYSLYLEDRGGLGYGALQNALAAFQAAVAKTPGMSYPVSSYQANIPQLEVKVDRMKAKAQGVALTDLFSTLQVYLGSMYVNDFNLFGRVYRVMAQADAGHRQTAADIANLRTRNAKGEMVPIGSMVTVAPAYGPDPVVRYNGYPAANLIGDADPKVMSSSQAIGKLQQIAKDVLPPGIVLEWTDLSYQQVTQSNAAIVVFPLAVMLVFLVLASLYESWTLPLAVILIVPVCICAALFGVWLSGGDNNVFVQVGLVVLMGLACKNAILIVEFARELEIQGKGVIESALEACKLRLRPIVMTSVAFIAGSVPLLIGGGAGSEVRAATGITVFAGMLGVTLFGLFLTPVFYVAIRKLAGGTPAVWSEHHGTLEGENR
- a CDS encoding efflux transporter outer membrane subunit, with amino-acid sequence MSAAFRLSALAMSVTLAACAVGPDYERPASAVSARFARDESQAMQHDAAPAGTSADADAAFWRGFGDPALTRLIDTALAANQDLQVAVSRYDASNALLRETRFDQIPTITASGQIGHQLMSKDQAFGAPRSQRDTPTSSVGINAAWELDLFGRVRRAVESQRAETAASAADVRAVRVAIAGEVASTYVDLRGSQERLRIARENADNQKQTLALINARVGAGRGSELDAARARAQYESTTSRIAVYEAAIGVDEHRLAVLTGQTPDALIGELDAPAPLPALVADIDPGTPGDLLRRRPDVAAAEAWLHAATARVGVATADLFPRFTLSGLLGSATSSYGFFRAGSDTNLIALGIDWSFLDVGRVRARIAASDAEAAGQLAQYRQTVLGALEETENALLRAARTRDETDHLVRAATDSARAAQLAQARFAAGAIDYYEVLDAQRTLLQAQDAAADGQMRSAASTVALYKALAGGWPSGAGLDAPIARR